One window of the Zea mays cultivar B73 chromosome 3, Zm-B73-REFERENCE-NAM-5.0, whole genome shotgun sequence genome contains the following:
- the LOC100286087 gene encoding GDSL esterase/lipase At5g45920, with amino-acid sequence MRPRLVLFGDSITELSFASGGWGAALTDRFARQADVVLRGLSGYNTRWALKVLPRAMEGAAGAGAGADPAAVTVFFGANDASLPDQVQAHQHVPLKEYQSNLRAICAYFKERWPSTAVILITPPPIYEPARIRDMYGDDEPSRQPERSNEAAGAYAQACIDVATELNHPVIDIWTKMQEFPDWQTSALSDGLHFTPVGNKILFEEVVKTLETSIGFSQERLPSDLPLFHEIDPKDPMKAFGA; translated from the exons ATGCGGCCGCGGCTGGTGCTCTTCGGCGACTCCATAACCGAGCTGTCCTTCGCGTCCGGCGGATGGGGGGCCGCGCTCACCGACCGCTTCGCCCGCCAG GCTGACGTGGTGCTGCGCGGGCTCAGCGGCTACAACACGCGGTGGGCGCTCAAGGTGCTGCCGCGGGCCATGGAGGgcgcggcgggcgcgggcgcgggcgcggaccCGGCGGCCGTGACAGTCTTCTTCGGCGCCAACGACGCCTCTCTGCCCGACCAGGTGCAGGCGCACCAGCACGTGCCGCTCAAGGAGTACCAGAGCAACCTCCGCGCCATCTGCGCCTATTTCAAG GAGCGATGGCCCTCCACTGCTGTCATACTCATCACTCCCCCACCGATTTACGAGCCAGCGAGAATCCG AGACATGTATGGAGACGACGAGCCTTCACGCCAACCAGAAAGGAGCAATGAGGCTGCCGGCGCTTACGCACAGGCATGCATAGATGTTGCCACAGAATTGAACCATCCAGTTATAGACATCTGGACCAAGATGCAGGAATTTCCAGACTGGCAAACATCTGCATTGAG CGACGGGCTCCACTTCACCCCAGTAGGAAACAAGATCCTGTTCGAGGAGGTGGTGAAGACGCTGGAGACGAGCATCGGTTTCAGCCAGGAGCGGCTCCCGTCGGACCTCCCGCTGTTCCACGAGATCGACCCCAAGGACCCCATGAAAGCCTTCGGAGCTTAG